ACTGCATGAGGAAGTTAAGCAATTCGATGCTTCGCCCTACGGCTTCACAATGCGACGACACCGATTGCCTGCAAATGGGGGTAGATTATACTTGCTGATTGGTGGTGGTGTGCCGGAAACAGAGATTTCTTTTCGTTTACCTAGCGTCAGAATAGAAGAAACCACAATTGGCAACCATAGAGTTGTTAATTTAACGGCAGTTACCCCCATTTCAGACACAGAAACTGAGGTAACTTTTGTTCTTTACTCGACACTTCCCTGGGTGGGATTTTTCAAGCCACTGCTGCATGTATTGGCACAAACCTTCCTGGGTCAAGACCGAACAGTTGTGGAAAAGCAACAGATTGGCCTTAAATATAATCCTGTACTGCGACTGATTAAGGATTCAGATATGCAGGCGCAGTGGTATTACCAGTTAAAGCGGGAGTATGCCCGGTCTGTCGCTGAAGGACGAGAATTTGTGAACCCTGTTAAGGATCAAGTACTTCGCTGGCGTGCTTAAATTACTCCGAACTAAATTCTGCAAATTCTGGGCACTTTAGCTGATGATACCCTGACACAATTAAGAGCAATAATTCCAGCAATCAATAAAAGCGCCGCCAGAATCAATGAATCATTGATTTGACCTTTGTTTAATTCAAATAGGACTTACGCAAATTATCTCTCAAACTCTGATTTCTCCGTGCCCTCTGTGCCTCTGTGGTAGCCTGCGGCAAGCCGCTCCGCGTCTACGTTATTCCGTAACTCGTGCGTAAGTCCTATCAAAATGCAAAATTCTGTTAGGAAGAATAAAGAAAATTTTGAATTAATTAATTTCGAGTTACAGGCTCCCCTGACTTTTCAGGTTATGTGGAAAAGTCCACCAAAAACCTAACCCCCTAACCTCCTTCCCGACGCGGGAAGGGGGAAAATTCAAAGTCTCTCTCCTTAAAGGAAGAGAGAAATAGAAGAGAGGTTTTCCAGATGCCGTGAAAAGTCAGACAGACTCCCACTGATTGTCTTTAATTTTTAATCTTTAATTTTTAATTCCCTAAAGGGGCTGACTTGGGCAAGCAAATAGTAAAACAAGTTCTACCTGGCTGTGATTCAAATGAGAGCGTACCGTGATGACGATTTTCTACAATCCGGCGAACGGTTTCCAAACCAAGTCCAGAACCACGCCCCACTGATTTAGTAGTGAAGAAAGGTTCAAAAATGCGGGTTTTGATTTCAGGTGGAATTCCACTACCAGAATCGATGATGTCAATATGGGCAAAACGATCGCAATGGTATGTTGTAATTTCCAGCAGTCCCTTACCATCCATCGCATCTATGGCGTTGTCAATTAAGTTCGTCCAGACTTGATTCAGTTCGCTGCCATAAGCAAGAATTTTAGGAAGGTGTTGATCGTAATTGCGTTGTACTTGGATGCCGCATTTGAGTTTATGAACAAACAATCGCAATGTATCTTCTAAACCTTGATGCACATTGACTTCTTGCTGAACGCCTTGATCGAGGTAAGAATATGACTTCATCGCTTGCACAAGTTCGGAAATTCTCTCGGCTCCTCGTAAACCATGTTTAATCATTGACATGACTTCAAATGAGAGCGATAGCCAGTGCAATCCCATTTCTCGCAATTCAGTCTCGTCGTTGCGCCAACGTTCCATCATCTTATCTAGGGTTTCAACCTCAACACCACCTTCTGCTAAAGGTTCGGCTAATTTCCATGCCTGCTTCACACCATAATCTTCTAACCATTCCAGCAAGACGTTTTCGCGATCGCTTAATGTCACTGGATCTAGGCGATTATTCAAAATTGCATCATAGCCCTGATCCCGGATTCTCAACCAGTCTTGAGTATGGGCTTCTTCAACATTGCGTTGCCCATAAACTAAGTTCATTCGTTGTAGTTCCAGGATGGCGGCCGGCATTTCCCCTAAAGTCCGAACGAGGGCTGAGGCTGGGTTGTTGAGTTCATGAGCTAGACCGGCAGAAAGTGTCCCTAAAGCGGCCATCTTTTCCCGTCCCCGAATAAAGGACTCTAGTCCCCGTAGACGACGTTCCATAATGCGGAAAACCATCCGCTCAAAATTACGACATTCATGGAGCAGTTTACGGAAATCTTCTCCTTTTAATTGATAGAGGTGGCAATTTGTCAATGCCCGCATTGTGACAGGTGCAGGTTCATCTGTGAGTACTGGAATTTCACCAAAAAAGGATGGGGCTTCGTGTTGCCCGATGGGAATTTCAACTCCTTCACTGCGGCGGGTGATCTTGATTTTCCCTTTGACTAAGATAAATAAGCGACATGCAAGGTCTCCCTCATGGGACAACACTTCTCCAGCAGAAAGTTCAACTGTTTGAGCGCGATCGCAAACCCACTCCAATTGCTCTTGAGAAAGCTGTTGAAACGGGTCTAAGTCGATCAATTCTTCAATACACAACATGAATCAACCTCCTTAGTTTTTCCTGTTCCAGCTAAACATTGCTCAGGTAGCGGTGAACGAATTGAATAGCGATCGAACCTTCACCCACACCGGATGCCACCCGCTTAATTGACCCAGATCGCACATCTCCGGCTGCAAAGATGCCAGGAACGCTGGATTCTAGCAAGAAAGGTGAGCGTTCCAAAGGCCAACCTGGAGGAGATTTGCCATTTTGCGTTAAGTCGGGGCCTGTGACGATAAACCCCTGAGTATCGCGTCGAATCACACCATCGAGCCAATCAGTTTTGGGGATAGCACCAATGAAGATGAAAAGCGATCGCGCTGGCACGATTTCAGTTTGTCCAGTCTTGCTATGGGCGATCGCAATTTCTTCTAAATGTTCATCTCCCTTCACTTCCACAACGCTGCAACCTGTGCAAACTTGGATATTTGCAGTCGCCGCAATTTGGTCAATCAAGTATTGGGACATACTCAATGAAAGCGACTCGCCCCGCACCAGCATAATCACTTTGCTGGCATACTTAGAAAAATGCATTGCTGCTTGTCCGGCAGAATTTGCCCCACCTATGAGGTAAACCTCTTCATTGCTACAGGCGATCGCCTCAGTCATGGCAGCACCGTAATAAATTCCGGCTCCTGTCAACTTTTCGGCTCCTGGGACATTTAGCCAACGGTAGGAAACGCCGGTTGCAACTAAAAGTGCATGGCAACTAATCTCGCTACCATCCGCCAATTGCAGAACCCGATAAGGATCTTGCAGCTTAACTCCAGTTACTACTTGAGGAGTGAGAATTTCTACCCCAAATCGCCGCGCCTGGGTGACTCCGCGCCTAGCCAAATCGCTGCCGCTCAAGCCAACAGGAAACCCCAGATAGTTCTCAATGCGCGAACTCGTGCCTGCTTGTCCTCCTGGTGCTTCACGCTCAATTAAAACCGTACTCAATCCTTCAGAAGCGCCATAGACTGCGGCGGCCAGTCCAGCAGGGCCAGCACCGACGATCGCCAAGTCATAAAATGGTCGCTCTGCCTGAGTTTGCAGTCCAATTTTAGCGGCAATCTCTAAATTAGATGGTTGGATTAATCTGGAACCATCAGGAAACAGCACCAAGGGCAATTGCTGTCTGCCATCAGCTTGGGCGTATTCTAGTAATTTGGCTGCATCCGGCTCCAGTTCAATATCTAACCACTTGTAGGGAATCTGATTACGCGCCAGGAAGTCTTTTACCTGATGGGAAAAAGGCGACCAGCGATTACCAATGACTCGAATCCCTTCAAAGGGTGGGCGGAATCCCGCTAGCCAGTCATCTAGCAAATCATCCAAAACCGGATATAATCGCTCTTCTGGTGGATTCCAGGGCTTGAGTAAGTAGTAATCAAGCCTGGCACTATTAATTGATTTAATCGCAGCATCCGTATCTGCATAGGCCGTCAGCAAAGCACGTTTCGCATCAGGAAAAATGACTTTTGCCTGTTCCAGGAACTCCACACCTCCCATTTGGGGCATTCTTTGATCCACCAAGAATAAAGCAACTGCTTCATTCCGTAATTTGAGTTGCTGCACCGCGTCCAGAGCGGTAATACCAGAATCTGCCCGAACAATGCGGAAGCGATCGCCATACTGATGCCGCAAGTCTCGTGACACCGCTTGCAACACTTCTGGATCGTCATCGACGGTTAAAATTGCAGGTTTCGCCATAACTACTGTTACTTAACGATTACAGTACTTAGCTGTTATCTTCAAAAATTTGTCGTTAAAACATCTACTGTCTAACCAGTTGATTTAAACGAAAGTATGCCTCTTCTGGTGTCAGCGCTTCTGATTGACTTTCATTAGGTATATAAAATACCCAAGTATCTGGAAAGTAATGCACCACAAAACTGGGAATCAGACCCAAACTTACTGCTTGCTTTCCAAGCTTCTCAGCTTGTTCCTCTAAACCCAGTTGGTCATGAAATGGGTGTTCAGCCATACTTTTCATCTCCCTGCACTTTATTTGACCCTGGAAGAACGTTCAATACCCGGATTGCACGAATCACTTTTAAGCAATTTCCGATGTTCCAGAATGAGCTTGAAAATATTTAGGTTTACTACCACAATATTTTCAAATATGCTTTTGTAGAGAATCATAAAGCTATTTTGGTCATTCAGGGTAACGCGCGGTTTCACAGCCCATACAGCATGGGGAATATTTAGTTACTGGATAGCTTGCTGAATTTCTTGGGCAACGTGAAAGCAGTATTGGGTAAGATGCCTTTTTAAGGGGGATTTAGAGGGATCTAAAACTTTTGATACCGACAAAAGGACTTTTCAAACATCCTCTAACTGAATTAGCCAGGTTCGGACTGATTCGACTGACGAAAAAGAGTAGGGTAGCACAGCCAGCCGTGCTACCCCACCAATGCATAAATTCTTTTGGATAATT
The Nostoc punctiforme PCC 73102 genome window above contains:
- a CDS encoding sensor histidine kinase codes for the protein MLCIEELIDLDPFQQLSQEQLEWVCDRAQTVELSAGEVLSHEGDLACRLFILVKGKIKITRRSEGVEIPIGQHEAPSFFGEIPVLTDEPAPVTMRALTNCHLYQLKGEDFRKLLHECRNFERMVFRIMERRLRGLESFIRGREKMAALGTLSAGLAHELNNPASALVRTLGEMPAAILELQRMNLVYGQRNVEEAHTQDWLRIRDQGYDAILNNRLDPVTLSDRENVLLEWLEDYGVKQAWKLAEPLAEGGVEVETLDKMMERWRNDETELREMGLHWLSLSFEVMSMIKHGLRGAERISELVQAMKSYSYLDQGVQQEVNVHQGLEDTLRLFVHKLKCGIQVQRNYDQHLPKILAYGSELNQVWTNLIDNAIDAMDGKGLLEITTYHCDRFAHIDIIDSGSGIPPEIKTRIFEPFFTTKSVGRGSGLGLETVRRIVENRHHGTLSFESQPGRTCFTICLPKSAPLGN
- a CDS encoding FAD-dependent oxidoreductase, which gives rise to MAKPAILTVDDDPEVLQAVSRDLRHQYGDRFRIVRADSGITALDAVQQLKLRNEAVALFLVDQRMPQMGGVEFLEQAKVIFPDAKRALLTAYADTDAAIKSINSARLDYYLLKPWNPPEERLYPVLDDLLDDWLAGFRPPFEGIRVIGNRWSPFSHQVKDFLARNQIPYKWLDIELEPDAAKLLEYAQADGRQQLPLVLFPDGSRLIQPSNLEIAAKIGLQTQAERPFYDLAIVGAGPAGLAAAVYGASEGLSTVLIEREAPGGQAGTSSRIENYLGFPVGLSGSDLARRGVTQARRFGVEILTPQVVTGVKLQDPYRVLQLADGSEISCHALLVATGVSYRWLNVPGAEKLTGAGIYYGAAMTEAIACSNEEVYLIGGANSAGQAAMHFSKYASKVIMLVRGESLSLSMSQYLIDQIAATANIQVCTGCSVVEVKGDEHLEEIAIAHSKTGQTEIVPARSLFIFIGAIPKTDWLDGVIRRDTQGFIVTGPDLTQNGKSPPGWPLERSPFLLESSVPGIFAAGDVRSGSIKRVASGVGEGSIAIQFVHRYLSNV